The DNA segment GGCGAAGAAGCGCAGAAACGGCCGGCGCTGGAGAGTGCCGTGGTCGCGGATGGTGCCGCGCAGCATGGGGTAGCGGGTCTCGAGGGCGTCGAGGACGGAGCGCAGAGTGACTTCGCCCTCGACCTCGAG comes from the Terriglobales bacterium genome and includes:
- a CDS encoding MoaD/ThiS family protein, which codes for LEVEGEVTLRSVLDALETRYPMLRGTIRDHGTLQRRPFLRFFACEEDLSHQPPDTPLPAAVASGAEPLFIVGAIAGG